The Mugil cephalus isolate CIBA_MC_2020 chromosome 19, CIBA_Mcephalus_1.1, whole genome shotgun sequence genome has a window encoding:
- the fbxw2 gene encoding F-box/WD repeat-containing protein 2, with translation MEKAAFEGWLETVSATFLTLNDQQRNQSLDHLISLSGAVQLRHLSNGLETLLKRDFLRLLPLELAFYLLRWLDPQTLLTCCLVCKQWNKVISSCTEVWQGVCRELGWRIDESIQDATHWKGVYLKAKLRMMQLKDQEAFETSSLIGHSARVYALYYKDGLLCTGSDDLSAKLWDVRTGQCIYGIQTHTCAAVKFDEQKLVTGSFDNTIASWEWSTGAKIQQFRGHTGAVFSVDYNDELDLLVSGSADFSVKVWALSAGACLNTLTGHTEWVTKVILQKSDVESMMHSPGDYILLSADKYEIKVWPLGREINCKCLKTLSVSEDRSISLQPRLQFDGRYIVCSSDLGVYQWDFASFEILRVIKTQDPANLSLLSFGEVFALLFDNHFLYVMDLRTEAISGRWPLPAYRKSKRGSSFLAGVTSWLNGLDGDNDSGLVFATSMPDHSIHLVLWKENG, from the exons ATGGAGAAGGCGGCCTTTGAGGGGTGGCTGGAGACAGTCTCTGCCACTTTCCTTACTCTAAATGACCAGCAGCGCAACCAATCTCTGGATCACCTCATATCTTTAAGTGGTGCGGTGCAGCTTCGTCATCTGTCTAATGGACTGGAGACGCTGCTCAAACGCGACTTCCTGCGTCTCCTGCCTCTGGAGCTGGCCTTCTACCTGCTGCGCTGGCTGGATCCTCAAACCCTGCTCACCTGCTGCCTGGTCTGCAAACAGTGGAATAAG GTGATAAGCTCGTGTACCGAGGTGTGGCAGGGTGTGTGCCGGGAGCTTGGCTGGAGGATTGATGAGTCCATTCAGGATGCGACGCACTGGAAAGGGGTCTACCTGAAAGCTAAACTGCGCATGATGCAGCTGAAGGATCAGGAGGCCTTTGAGACATCATCACTAATTGGTCACAGTGCTCGAGTATACGCTCTCTACTATAAGGATGGCCTCCTTTGCACAG gaTCTGATGACCTCTCTGCCAAGTTATGGGATGTACGCACTGGACAGTGTATTTATGGAATTCAGACGCACACCTGCGCCGCAGTAAAATTTGACGAACAGAAACTGGTGACTGGGTCCTTTGACAACACCATTGCAAGCTGGGAATGGAGCACAGGTGCTAAAATCCAGCAGTTCCGTGGCCACACAGGAGCAG TTTTCAGTGTGGACTACAATGATGAGCTGGACTTGCTGGTCAGTGGCTCTGCAGACTTTTCTGTTAAAGTCTGGGCTTTGTCTGCTGGTGCTTGTCTCAACACTCTGACTGGACACACCGAGTGGGTCACCAAG GTGATACTACAGAAGAGCGATGTAGAATCAATGATGCACAGTCCTGGGGATTACATCCTCCTAAGTGCTGATAAGTATGAAATTAAG GTCTGGCCTTTAGGCAGAGAGATCAACTGTAAGTGTTTGAAGACGTTGTCAGTGTCTGAGGATCGCAGCATCAGCCTTCAGCCTCGCCTGCAGTTTGACGGACGTTACATTGTGTGCAGCTCTGACCTTGGAGTTTATCAGTGGGACTTTGCCAGTTTTGAGATACTCAG GgtgataaaaacacaggacCCAGCCAACCTGTCCCTGCTCAGTTTTGGAGAGGTGTTTGCGCTCCTTTTCGACAACCACTTCCTGTATGTAATGGACCTGAGGACAGAGGCTATCTCAGGCCGATGGCCTCTACCAGCCTACAGAAAATCTAAACGAGGATCAAGCTTCCTGGCTGGTGTGACCTCTTGGCTAAACGGTCTGGATGGGGACAATGACTCTGGACTGGTATTTGCCACCAGCATGCCCGATCATAGCATTCACTTAGTACTGTGGAAGGAGAATGGATAG